The following coding sequences are from one Spea bombifrons isolate aSpeBom1 chromosome 13, aSpeBom1.2.pri, whole genome shotgun sequence window:
- the CACNG5 gene encoding voltage-dependent calcium channel gamma-5 subunit: MLCGMGACSRRALTLLSSVFAVCSLGLLGIAVSTDYWLYLEEGNILPQNQTMDVTMSLHSGLWRVCFLAGEERGRCFTIEYVMPMNVQMTSESTVSVLKMIRSATPFPLVSLFFMFIGFILNNVGHIRPHRTILAFVSGIFFILSGLSLVVGLVLYISSINDEILNRTKDSETYFSYKYGWSFAFAAISFLLTESAGVMSVYLFMKRYTAEDAYRPHPGFYRPRLSNCSDYSGQFLHPEAWVRGRSPSDISSEASLQMNSNYPALLKCPDYDQMSSSPC, translated from the exons ATGCTCTGCGGGATGGGGGCCTGCAGCAGACGAGCCCTGACCCTCCTCAGCAGCGTGTTTGCCGTGTGCAGCCTGGGGCTGCTGGGCATTGCAGTCAGCACAGACTACTGGCTGTACCTGGAAGAGGGCAACATCCTCCCCCAAAACCAGACCATGGACGTCACCATGTCCCTGCACTCCGGCCTGTGGAGAGTCTGCTTCCTGGCAG GGGAGGAGCGAGGCCGCTGTTTCACTATCGAGTACGTTATGCCCATGAATGTCCAGATGACGTCGGAGTCCACGGTCAGCGTGTTAA aaatGATCCGCTCGGCCACCCCGTTCCCGCTGGTCAGCCTGTTCTTCATGTTCATCGGCTTTATACTGAATAACGTCGGGCACATTCGGCCCCATCGGACCATTCTGGCTTTCGTGTCGGGGATTTTCTTCATTCTCTCTG GTTTGTCTCTGGTCGTGGGCCTCGTCCTCTACATATCGAGCATTAACGACGAGATCCTTAACAGGACCAAAGACTCGGAGACGTATTTTAGCTACAAATACGGCTGGTCTTTCGCCTTTGCGGCCATATCATTTCTGCTGACCGAG AGCGCCGGCGTGATGTCCGTCTACCTATTCATGAAACGGTACACGGCCGAGGACGCCTACAGGCCTCACCCAGGGTTTTACCGGCCACGCCTGAGTAACTGCTCTGATTATTCCGGGCAGTTCCTGCACCCCGAGGCCTGGGTACGAGGCCGCAGTCCGTCCGATATCTCCAGCGAGGCTTCTCTGCAGATGAACTCCAACTACCCGGCGTTGCTCAA